In Polynucleobacter sp. AP-Ainpum-60-G11, one DNA window encodes the following:
- a CDS encoding alpha-hydroxy acid oxidase yields the protein MAIITNIEDLRVLHQKRTPKMFYDYADSGSWTESTYRANESDFQKIKLRQRVAVDMTNRTTKTTMVGQEVAMPVALAPTGLTGMQHADGEILAARAAEKFGVPFCLSTMSICSIEDVAERTTKPFWFQLYVMKDRGFIERLIERAKAAKCSALVLTLDLQILGQRHKDLKNGLSAPPKLTIANMINMMTKPRWCMGMAMTPRRTFRNIVGHATGVGNMSSLSSWTAEQFDPGLSWDDVEWIKKLWGGKLIIKGILDEEDARFAANSGADALIVSNHGGRQLDGAISSIKALPGIVNAVGKDIEVWMDGGIRSGQDVLKAWALGARGTMIGRPFLYGLGAMGEAGVTKCLEIIHNELDITMAFTGHRDIQNVSKDILYPGTF from the coding sequence GTGGCAATCATCACCAATATTGAAGATTTACGAGTTTTGCATCAAAAGCGTACCCCCAAGATGTTCTATGACTATGCTGACTCCGGGTCATGGACTGAATCGACTTACCGGGCCAACGAATCCGATTTTCAGAAGATCAAACTGCGTCAGCGTGTAGCGGTAGATATGACTAACCGCACCACCAAGACCACCATGGTAGGTCAAGAGGTGGCAATGCCAGTTGCACTTGCACCGACTGGGCTCACCGGCATGCAGCACGCTGATGGTGAAATTCTGGCTGCCCGTGCTGCCGAAAAATTTGGCGTCCCATTCTGCTTATCTACCATGAGCATTTGCTCGATTGAGGATGTTGCAGAACGCACCACCAAACCGTTTTGGTTCCAGCTCTATGTCATGAAAGACCGCGGCTTTATTGAGCGACTCATTGAACGCGCCAAAGCTGCTAAGTGCTCCGCTCTAGTTCTAACTCTAGATTTGCAGATCTTAGGACAACGTCATAAAGATTTAAAAAATGGTTTGTCTGCACCTCCAAAGCTGACGATTGCCAACATGATCAATATGATGACTAAGCCACGCTGGTGCATGGGCATGGCGATGACTCCCCGCAGAACCTTTCGGAACATTGTTGGACATGCTACTGGTGTAGGCAATATGTCCTCCCTCTCCTCTTGGACCGCCGAGCAGTTTGATCCAGGACTCAGCTGGGATGATGTGGAGTGGATTAAAAAACTCTGGGGCGGCAAGCTCATCATCAAAGGTATCTTGGATGAAGAAGATGCTCGCTTTGCTGCTAACTCTGGCGCAGATGCCTTGATTGTTTCCAATCATGGCGGTCGTCAATTAGATGGTGCTATCTCCAGTATCAAAGCCTTGCCTGGCATCGTCAATGCGGTTGGCAAAGATATTGAAGTTTGGATGGATGGCGGTATTCGATCTGGGCAGGATGTATTAAAGGCCTGGGCGCTTGGTGCGCGAGGCACTATGATTGGTCGCCCTTTCCTCTATGGCTTAGGTGCTATGGGTGAGGCAGGCGTTACTAAATGCCTCGAAATTATTCACAATGAATTGGACATCACGATGGCCTTTACTGGGCACCGTGATATTCAAAACGTGAGCAAAGATATTTTGTATCCAGGGACTTTTTAA